The DNA window GTGCCGAGTCAACGTATGGAATACATATGCCAAGTGGTTCGCATAATCCGTTTGGGCTTGGCCCGACAAATCGCTACCTTACTTGGTCGGATGGATATATGGCCGAAGCTCAGTTTTTGTATGATCATTTCATACAGTTTGGTGTGTTTTCGCCTTTTCAGATTGGCCCAAGCTATACCGGCACCGGTAGTCAAACTTGGGGTCAGTCTGTTTATTCCGTGATGATAAATATATAGGAACGCACCCGAGATGAATCTTCCGGGTGCGGTTAGCGTGTTGTTCTTCTGAACAGCTATTGATCTTGGGCAAGTTCTTCCACCATTCCGACATCGAATGTCGGGTTGGTATCCGCGTTGAACCAGACATAGAATCCGTAGCGGTCGAACCCTCCAACCGCAACGTGCTTATCCTTGGAAACCCCATGCCAACCCCAGTGATACCACTCGCCGAGTAGCCGCTCGTCATTGTGCACAATGCAGTTGGCGAAACAAACTGCTGTGACAACAGCTTCGTTTGCTCGCACAACACCCTTGGCGCAACGTTCAGGTTGATCTCCCCACCTATTCCTGGTGTGATTCCGGGCAAAGTTGAGCAAGTGATATCGCGGACTTCGCGATGAACATGCCCATTCATTCCCCGGCTTCAGCCACCATCTGTTTCGGTAGAAGTGTGGCTCTCGCTTTGCCCCATTAGTTCCGAAGAGCTGTCGCATGGCTGCAAGGGAAATGCCTGGATCGAACATCAACCGCCAATCCGCTTCGTTCTGCTGGTTTTGTCCGGCGCATTGCCGCAGTGTGTCAGCAGAGAAAAGAAGAAGGTCGATAGAACGCCCGAAATCCTCCTCCCCTAAAGCTTGCCGTGCTTGTTGCGCGGTTACAACCATTTCGCCACTAAGGATCTCGATGGCCTCGTCGATATCAGTAACGTGAGTCATTCGCGTCACCCCCCTGTCGTTGATCTGGCGAGTATTTTGTTTGGTGCTGAGGATATTGTAGCAGAATTTACATAAATAGATACTATCCTATCCGACTTTTAACTAATAACCCCATCAGATGAAATATCAGAAAAATCCTTCAATTTGGGTTGACAAATTCGAAAATATATGCTACAATGGTGTGTTCTCGATGTGAGAGCATTTTTTTGTATCTTTTAGGCATAGATTCCGGGTCGAGCCCGGAATGACAAAGAAATGTACATTGTAGAACAGAAAGCGAGTTTAACCAAATGACTTTAACCCATATTTGGGGGAGAGTGAAAGCGGTTTCTACTCACAAATCAATTCGAAAATTATCTCGGATTACCAAGAGAATTAAAAAACGTAACGCTAAGAAATTAGCTGTCTTAGGTATGGTAGTACAGATGTCATTTATGACCTCAGCTATCTCTATTGTGCCGGTTTCGGCTCACAATAATGATACTTCAGTAGCGTCAAGTGAACTATCACTTTCGAAAAAAGCGATGGTGTTTGATGGCGCCAATTCAATTAAAATTGTATCTGGAAACAGTAACGATTATGTTCAGAAGAGACAGATTGTGGCTCAAGTTGCAGTATCAAAAACTGTATCTACTCCTGCTCCCTCTTTAACTGAATTACGTTTAATGTACCAAGAAGTTGAGAGTCGTCATGGTATTGCCGGTTTGGCCAAAGCTCTTGAAGCTGTTC is part of the Patescibacteria group bacterium genome and encodes:
- a CDS encoding lytic transglycosylase domain-containing protein translates to MKAVSTHKSIRKLSRITKRIKKRNAKKLAVLGMVVQMSFMTSAISIVPVSAHNNDTSVASSELSLSKKAMVFDGANSIKIVSGNSNDYVQKRQIVAQVAVSKTVSTPAPSLTELRLMYQEVESRHGIAGLAKALEAVHQVESGKSWDTSKRSYAGATGPMQFMPSTFRYYCKNSGAGSDITSGRDSIFAAGNLLAASYINTGSWNGAFYNYNHSTSYVNKVLGVMNSI